In Burkholderia sp. WP9, a genomic segment contains:
- the irlR gene encoding heavy metal response regulator transcription factor IrlR, which produces MRILIVEDEIKTGTYLRKGLTEAGFTVDWVEDGVTGQHRALTEDYDLIILDVMLPGQDGWTVLKNLRRTHSTSVLLLTARDEVDDKVRGLEMGGDDYLGKPFDFAELLARVRSILRRGQARDAASLQVSNLVLDLTRRKATRQGDTILLTAKEFALLWLLMRRQGEILPRSTIASQVWDMNFDSDTNVVDAAIRRLRAKVDDHYEPRLIHTVRGMGYVLEERYTSLP; this is translated from the coding sequence ATGCGTATCCTGATCGTCGAAGACGAAATCAAAACCGGCACGTACCTGCGAAAGGGATTGACCGAGGCGGGCTTTACCGTCGACTGGGTGGAAGACGGCGTGACGGGCCAGCATCGCGCGCTGACGGAAGACTACGACCTGATCATCCTCGACGTCATGCTGCCCGGCCAGGACGGCTGGACGGTGCTGAAAAACCTGCGCCGCACGCATTCGACTTCGGTGCTGCTGCTCACCGCGCGAGACGAGGTGGACGACAAGGTGCGCGGCCTCGAAATGGGCGGCGACGACTATCTCGGCAAACCGTTCGACTTCGCCGAACTGCTGGCCCGTGTCCGCAGCATCCTGCGGCGCGGACAAGCCCGCGACGCCGCCTCGTTGCAAGTGTCGAATCTGGTGCTCGATCTGACGCGCCGCAAGGCCACGCGCCAGGGCGACACGATCCTGCTCACGGCCAAGGAATTTGCGTTGCTGTGGCTGCTGATGCGTCGTCAGGGAGAAATCCTGCCTCGCTCGACCATCGCCTCCCAGGTGTGGGACATGAACTTCGACAGCGACACGAACGTCGTGGACGCCGCGATCCGGCGCCTGCGCGCGAAAGTCGACGACCACTACGAACCGCGGTTGATCCACACCGTACGGGGCATGGGCTACGTACTGGAAGAGCGCTACACGTCCCTGCCATGA